The Ctenopharyngodon idella isolate HZGC_01 chromosome 19, HZGC01, whole genome shotgun sequence genomic sequence ttcacaatattaccgttttactgcatttatataaaaaaaaatatatatagtaagCATTAAGAGTCTTtcgaaaacattttaaatctaaacgacctcaaacttttgaacagtaatgtatatCGCTAGTTACTAATGTAAAATAAGCGATTATGTTATCTCCTTTAAACAGTGTAAGAGTTTTCGGTATCTTTGTCTTGAACTTTGCTGAcagtgttaattaatattacagttttactacAGTAACAACTGTTACTGTGCAAATTTCTTAAGGGGTTCTTTTAACCAACGAGCTAAACCAACCCAAAtccattttacttttttgttaatATCCAAGCTCCATAAAAAGATTTAGGAGGGAGGGGGGgcccaaacaaacaaatttatgTGAACTGAACAGAGAATGTTGAggcaataatatatattttggtaACATTTAAGCCGGCTTCATGTGGCAGGTATGCATGCCATAGTGATTGTATCGTTTAGCCAAGGTCTGAATTTTGATGCGATTACTCGTCTTTATCAGGCTTATAGATGGACAGGGTTCTGGCCGAGGGGTCTGTGGCCTTGATCCAGCGAGGCATCCAGTAATGTGGCGTCCACTCGTGGCGGCCGGGGAAATTCTTCTCAAAGATCTGCCTCATGAAGAAACCCTCTTTGGTTTTGGGGGGGTTGAAAGGGTACAGCTTAGCAGCCTTCTCCAACTGAGAGTCATTCACCTGAAATGGAAAAGAAAAATTCAAGGAAGAGATAAAGAGGAAGAGGCTTTAAAGCACTGTGTCATGTGCATGTACATGTGCATTACCTCAGACTCAATGTGCTCCTGCAGGCTAGTGTACCAGGACTTCTTCATGGATGACAAACCATCACTGAAGGCCTCTTTCCTTCTCCAGAGAATCTCCTCTGGAATTAGTTTCATCCCTTTAAACGCTTCCCTCAAGAGATACTTCTCCACACCATCCTGTGCCGATCAAACAGAAGTTAATCAGTCTTGTTTTAGAATCCACTAAAATGAATTTTGAAAAAGAAAGGGAAGATAAGAGGTACATCATGCAAGGTACATCAACAGTTGACTTCCATTGTTTGTCTATAAAAAGaaccaacatttttcaaaatatcttttatgctCTACAGAAGTCattctttactcaccctcatgtccttacAAACCACAAtggctgtgtttacatgcaccaattttTGTCAATCCGAATGAATTGAATCCGATTGCAGATCTGTTTACATGTACTGATTAAAATATCCGTTTATATGCGTTTTATATACATTCCGATTAAAACTTTTGCACACGCGCTCTGCGTGTGTGACGTCATATTAATCCCGGGTTGCGTCAACAGACGATGATCATGTATCGACAATAGCCAGAGATattgtcaaaagcatcaaatcttggcaatattaagaggatttggtatttccaattaatgtaggcctgttacattcttctattACTATTAGGTTaggctttttattattaaattaatattataataaatttgccccgcaataatttcatagcgcataactgacgtgctatgaggataataataaaagattaggctattagctatctttggaaatattttaaacagttttttaggtctattatacaacgaattataggcctataattaaaattattaagagTGTAggctataatatttcctaacactgcagtcatcaATGAAAATTAAGCGCAGGTTTACTTCAAGCACCGACTTTCGTgttaaacaggttttttttaaatactattatatgtacggccacaagagaaataatggaataaattaagacagttatatataccgttatcagcatattatgttgaaattcgtctctgagagaatatgctccgttaatgcagcgtcagacAGCTCcgtctttttttaatttcactttgaatactgaccgaggttaagcttttacTGGCATAACTCTtgcgcaaagtttgcacgttgcttcttgtgtgatatccattggctccccttGTTTTAAAAGGAAAGATTTCCAATATTATGACGAAGGGATACAGCTACGCCACTGCCTGTTGGCATACATCTTTACAACATAAAGACGTGAACGTGAACTTGCACACTGCGTAATGCGTGTCAACATTGCACTGCGCATGTGCCCCAGAGACTTCTGAATACGATTGAGAAAGTAGTCGGATTCAAGCGTTTACATGGTCATTTTTTGCTGTTGGATCGgattagaaaaggaataaaccaccccttccaATCCGATCGAAATTTCATTCGGATCGAGCTCAATCGGatcgattaaggtgtttacatgaacgtCTGATTGAGCAGTCAATCCGattacaaatggattatttgggtgcatgtaaacgtagccaaTGACTTGTGgaaaatgatagaattttcatttttgtgtgggCTATGGGTACAAACTCCAAGTGTTAAATTTTAAATGCAGAAGAGTAGCTGCAGCAGGACATGGAAGGTGTCAGGGAAGCCCACCTTAGGTACTCTCATCTCTACAGGCAGAGAGAGGTAGTATGCGGTGAACCTATGGTCCAGGAAAGGCACTCTCAACTCCAGTctaaagaagaaaaacagtTTGGAGTGACAAATAAATACTATGAAAAATGGCCAAGCTACTGCAGGCAGAGAAGAGAAAGGAAGGGACATTTAGTCTTACCCATGTGCAGCTGTGGTTCTGTCAGCTCTCAGCACATCAAACAGGTAAAGCTCTTTCAGCAGACGCACACTGTCCTCTGCTCCAGCTTCAGCTGTTGGAGCCTAATTcaaaaaaaggtcaaaatgtTCATTTGACAGCTCAACAGTCATACAACAATACTAGGGGTGGGACAAAATAGATGCGGCGCTATATCGTTTTCCTTCTCTGTGCGATACAAGAATCGATATGCTGGCGccaaatatcgatattttaattcataaattaaGGCGCTCTAAATAGATTTCCCTGCTCACAGAGTCGTTAACTAGCCTAAGAAAAAGAGGTTTTTAACGGGATGGCGGACAGCAGTGAGAGTAAAATAATAGATGCCCCAGCCACGTTTAAAGTTCAAAGTCTGGACGCACTTTTATACCATTGATATGACAAACGTAGACATTTTTGACattcttcaccgagcgcttacacagataggcatgggagcatttgaaagcaggcatttATCAGCGGATTCGTCTATCAGTGGATCTCTAATATATCCGCTGATGGACTAATCTGCTGATGAAAGCccgctttcaaacgctcccgtgtgaaTCTGTAATCGgcaagcgctcggtgaagagcatcaaagaaGTCCATTTACAACAAGTTTGTGAACgcgaagcgttgatcattgtagccaatcacagacatgttgagcgTGTGATCACACAATAGCCAaacagaggtgtttaagaatccactcaacagcgctcaaaatgctaggctAAGCTAGTTTCAtcactttttaacattttaaaatacccaAGTCGGTACCTTTAACAACACTATTCCCAGGTTTATTTTAAGGAAGCTGGTAAACACAGAGATGTTCCCAGGTTTAAATAAAAGAggttggtaattttttttaacataccAGGTTTATATTAAACAAGTCGATAAGCTGTTAACTTAGGCTAAATGTGTCAGTTTACAAGAAACGTAAAGTTTAagcttttaaaaagtaaaagcataaaatgcttaatttacttaaaatgttaaatttacaAACTTTTTGTGCTGTTTTCTAACAGTTTGGACTTTGGAAAGAGAAAACCTGCACGTAACCTTTCACtggcattttgttttcatagttagcgaaaaaaaaaaaaaaaaaaaaaaaaaaaaacaagaataattTTGGATTCAGATCATGACTCCCAGAATCGGATCATTAAGATTCCCATATAGAGTAAACTCTATATGatgtttcatatatatatatatatatatatatatatatatatatatatatatatatatatatatatatatatatatatatatatatatatatatatatatatatatatatatattttatacacacacacacacatacatatacacgaGGGACACTTTCTTTACGTAATAAAATACCAAACCAAATTAAACGCACAAATGCTGATACCAACCAGCAAATAAAGATGCTTCAATGATACTTTACCTAATGGAATAACATTCCTACACTTTTAAATGAGTCTTTTTCTCATTCAcagtgggaaagtgcccaagcaacgtTGCTCGGCAACACtgcccggcaacattgctcaaaaagttgccccgtgtatcatcaccttaagtgtccaaatactttttagagacactgtaaatatacacaaattaatcaaacaataaCATGTACCTTATGAAAGTAGATGTATCCTTGTGTCAACTCATCCGAACCTTCACCTGAGAAAATCACAACGCTGTCTGTCTTCTCTCGGATGTACTTAGATATCAGATACATACCTGCAGACAAACACAGAAGATCACTAAATGCTCctgctgccatctagtggctgagTTCAGACTCTAAAGTCACACTGCCAAGACAAGCATGGCTACTGTTGTTCATACTTGTTCTAACCAAGTATTAAGCCTTTGAATGTAACTCAACCTTAACTGTTTGTGCTACAAATATAATTGATGCCACAAATCAGGCAGCTTGTGTGTGCGCCATTTATTTcatgacaaataaaataaacactaataACTCTACAAAAATTGCTTTAAAGTTGTTAGAAACACAGATGAAGGGAAAAAGCACCATGAGAAGTAGAGAATACAGATGGGAGAGCGCTTCATGCTGAATCTTTTGTCCTGCTAACTAACTTTCTAAGCAGTATAATGCTGATAATGCATTTTCAAGTTTCAGACCAGCATTATCTCTAATCCAGAGAATTCACGTGGTCACACATTCAAACGAGTAGAGCAGGAGAATGGTAGATAACTAAACCCTAAACCCAATTGGCTGAGGTCTATGGGCGCAGCGACAGCAAGATAGTTTTATCATTGACGCTTTGCAAATGTTGAATAGAAATTAATAGCTCACTAAATTTCACCACAATGTGTTGTACTAGTTTGAATATACAGATATGCAAAGCAgaatcaaaatttcacattCTGTGCACCACACAAGATAATGAGTAAATGAAGGAATCGATTGACTTACTCTTTAATTGCCACATCAatcaaaaaaaattatgtatctGATGAACTCCTGTACTTACCAACGGAGGCACGTATAGTGGTGATGTCATAACTCTCCAAGTGAACGATGACTTCCTCCAGCACACGGATGCCCTCCTCAGGTGTGAAGCTCACCTCATGATGTTCAGTACCAATGTATTCTGCCACCTGCCACACAACACAAGGTAAATCCAAAGCTATCCACTACCAAACACTCAAAACCACATATAGCACTTCCCATGAAAAAAAAGGCACAAGGTCGtccgctggaagctagttattgcaatttataaagttttaaatatagatatttttcttacaaaaacgcatcgctttgctacaaaaggcctttattaaccccctggagccatatggattattttttataatgtatacactgtttttgggcttcaaaaaaaaataaaaaataaaaaatgaaatgtgggACACAATGAAATACGTTtctgataaataaaatgtgttaattagaaatgtttttacttAACTGAACTgaaagttaattcaaaatattattaaatatgtaagTTATGATACTGTTGAATGATTTAAAGATACAGTTAAAGTCAAAACCTTATTAAAGAAAGGGCATTTGATGAGTTTAAAATCAAGCTTTATAGGGAGTTAATAGTGTTCCAATCACATCTAAtagttctcacacacacaaaaaaaaaaaaaaacatgggatTGTGCCTCTAATACTGTAATGTTTCCTGTATTCATGAAACATGCTTCTGATCTTCAGGCTGTAAAGTACATTCGACATGCTACATGTACAAAGTGACTTACCTTGCGAGCAGCGGCGACATCTGGGCTGTCTTCTGCACCAATGGAAAAGGTCTGAATGGGATATGGAAGCTGCTCTTCTTTGGCCAGTTTCACAAGTGTCGCAGCAACCAGACTTGAATCAAGACCACctggaaataaaaacaatgtacaGGGtgaatgtagaaaaaaaaaaaaaaaaaaaaaaattaataactaatgcactaaaacaaaaactaaatgaGCACAGGCACCTGAGAGGAGGCAACCAATTCTTCTGTGAGCCATCAAGCGTTTCTTTACTGCATTTTCAAACAGGATCCTAATGTTTTTCTTGACGGTCTCCAATTCAAAgcctgatgaaaaaaaaaagaaattcatttcTCTTTAGTTTAGACTGTAGATAAAGCAAATGGTGTGGTAAAGCAGATGTACACTAAAGGGATTGAGAAgttacagaaatattttgtcCATTCATCTGGGTAGGGCTGCATCAGTTGTTCATAAGTTTTTTCTTAAATTAGCACAAAGTCCATTCTAGAGGCTTACTACCTAGTTTGTAACTAACTCTGTACTTAATTTGATTGCACCACGTAGCTGTTGTAACCAACATAGTTAGTAGGTCATTAGCTCTTTGTAAATTTCAATTCATCCTGTTAAGGTTGATTCTAACTTATTTTGCctcacttaaaggattagttcactatcaaaaagatgtccatgtctttctttcttcagttgaaaggaaattaaggtttttgatgaaaacattccaggattattctccttatagtggacttcaatggcctccaaatggtttaaggtcaaaattatagtttcagtgcagcttcaaagggctttaaacgataccagacaaggaataagggtcttatctagcgaaacgatcggtcattttaaaaaaaaaatgtaaatgcatatgctttatataaacaaatgatcacctttcaagtgcttccgccaaaaccgtactttcgtattcttcaaaaagcttacactgtatgtcctacgccttccctattcaacttacggaacgaacgcagcgccagttaaattttttccgtaagtagaatacaaaagtacggttttggcggaagcactttgaaggcgatcatttgtttatataaagtatatacacTTTATTcgaaatgaccaatcgttttgctagataagacccttattcctcatctggtatcgtttaaagccctttgaagctgcactgaaactgtaattttgaccttcaaccgtttggaggccattgaagtccactataagaagaataatcctgaaatgttttcatcaaaaaccttaatttcttttcaactgaagaaagaaagacatgaacatcttggatgacatgggggtgagtaaattatcaggaaaattttatatgaaagtggactaatcctttaacgcaTGATAAAAATAAGTTTCCAATCCAATATGACACTTAATCATTAAAGTATTTATGTAAATCTGAAACTGTACTTGAaataaatagcaataaatactgaaaaaaaaaaaaaaaactaacatttatttattatgatggATTTTATTTGGCATGCATAGAGGTGCACTGTTTAGGTAAGTCAGTTATTCACATTATGTTCTCTCAAAATGTAAATGAGTATAAATGTCAGCATTATCATATTTGTCTAAAGAATTAATGTTTATCAGGGAAAACATGAGCTTAGTGCAATTTAAGAAATCTGGTTTTATTCCTACCTTCACTCCTGGCCCGAGGcttctgtaaatatttaatttatacgtAGAGGTGTGTTTCAAGTTTAATGGTGCAAGTTTTAACTTAATGCCTCTTTATGTCGCAACTATGCAGCGTTTTAACTTACGCAAAGCTGGTGCAACCAGCCCCTGCTCTATTGACAAAGTGGACCTTTGTGTCAGGAACAGACAGAAATTCACTGAAATCTTAAGATGCGTTCTAGCTCTCCCTGGTGTTCACAAGACAATTAGCAATGTTAGAATGAACTAatcttttagatttttttttttttcaatgaaccAGTTGATCCAGTTCTGAAAAAGTGACTTGATTCAATCAAGCAGTTAACACCCTTTTACAGGGAAGATAAAAGACCTAAAAAGCTATCAaactgcttaaagggttagttcacccaaaactgaaaattctgtcatgatttactcaccctcatgtcgttccacacccataagactttcattcaacTTCAGAGCAcacatgaagattttttttttatgaaatcagagatttctgtccctcaatTGACAGTCCacacacaactaccactttgacaattcaaaaagttcataaagagatcgtaaaactaatccagaTCAATCAAGCGGttaagtccaaattttctgaagagacacaattgctttatatgatgaacaaattgaatttaggcttattcacatataaacattgaccagcgaacataaacagaagctcaaccatacTTGCTTGatgcacgagaacaaaccttattggttcttgtggaagctcaaacgtgctgcataacacatgaGAATTAACCTCGCTGGTTCATtggcatgcttgagcttccatttaccataactgatgtgcgagttgatgaatgtttatacgtgaataaaagcctaaattcaatctgttcactATAAAAatcgattgagtctcttcagaaaatttggactaaaccactcaaatCACATGAATTagtttacgatctctttatgaacttttcgAAGCATCAaattggtagttgcgtagaTGGACAATGGAAAGACAAAATCTTTccgatttcattaaaaatatcttaatttgaatATGACATCTATTATATTTAATGCAGAATATGACATCTACCTGTGCCAAGACCCTCAAGGTTGTTATAGGAGGCGTGTTTGGGTTCATCTGTGCAGCAGTGGAAGCGATCCATCTGAACAGACTCTACTTTTCCACTGAGCTTCAAGTTAAACACCTCAAAGTGCCCTGGTGGGAAGGGAGTGATCTTTGCAGGAGAAGACATGGAGTGTGAGATATCGGTCAAACCTGTTTGAATTAAATCAAAGTTAAAACataacactgttaaaatcaTATTCTGTAATACAGGTAGCTCAAAGGGAGTAAAACACAATTTAGTTTTGCACAATTCATTATACCTTTGGCCTCAGAACAGACAGCAAGAAAGCCATCGTCAGTGAGCATTCTGAACAGAGGTCTCACGCCATAGGTGTCCCTGCCTAAGAAAACCTTTCTGTTAGCAGTGTCCAACAAGATGAAGGCGAATACACCATCTAGCAGGGAGGCCATCTTCTCGATTCCAAAACGATCGTACAGGTGGAGAAGGATCTCTCCATCGACTTTAGTCTGATACTCAAATTCAAATTGATTCTTCATCTATAAGGGATAAGATTAGACAACAGATGTTAAAGTCTAAATGAAATCAAAACGGACCCCATTTCTCCATTTCCTTTGTTAGTGCAATATTCCAAAAAACAAGCAACGCCCTCTACTTTTCACATAAAattctgtttcactcagaaaatgTCACAATACTGAAGTAAAGGCGGTTACAACTTCCTTGGACtttaaagtctgcatgaaacagtcttttcttccctattgtgacgtctAGCTGAGTCAAATGGCTTCTCTaaccagaagaaaaaaaaaaaaaaaaacctagggtacgacttgattttgttcatcgGGAATTGATTAGATCATTGGATCGTCATGTGACTGACAGGTTGTCCCAGCCTCAAGTAAAcgtgtcatcagagaagagaataGATGTCGTTGCAAGTGGGAGGggcaagttattttgattaaagattacgagggtacatgtatttaaaaataaataaataaaccagtaATGATGCGCAgataaattttaataaacactGAATATCCCTTAAATAAAAATGggccattttgatttcatgatgacatTAAGATAAACGTTAAAGGATAAGagataacaaaaacataaatgggaaatgtttattaataatttaaaattgctAAAATTTTAGAAACGTTCAGCTACTTAGAACCTACCTTGATGTGGTTGTAGATCTCGCCATTGTAACATAGCCACAGGTAGGGGAATTTCTTTACTCGCAGAGGCTGCATGCCATACAGTTGGTCCACTATAGCGAGGCGGTGAAACCCAAAGCAGCAGTTGATGAAACCATTGACATTCTCAAAGCGGAAAGCATCTGGACCACGATGAGCGATCTTCATGGCATTAGTGCACTGAATTGCAAGGCACTCATCGCTACCAAACACGGCCCATATACCACACATTCTGATGCTGTGAATTAATAAgaacataaaatgtattaacaaAACTAGAAGGAACCCAAGTAATGTCCAAATTTCTCAACACATTAAGACCACAGATTACTATGCCTTTTAGACACATACCATGGTAATACTAAAAAATATTCTTGATTTCCTTGTTTCAGTTGAACAAAAACTGATGTTCACCAGAAAAGTGCCAGTCATGTACCAATTAAACCAGTAATACAAGCGTGTTTAGTTTAGTGTGATGATCATAATCTTTCTTAAGTacaaacatttgtaaataaCATCAGCTTTAATAGGAGCTTTCACAATTACTTTTAATTACTATTTAGTGGTACTTTGAGAAGCAGCTTTTAGAAACAACAGtgcataaacaaaaataaatgaatacataaaaacatattttgccaTTGATAATTGACATTTATGCTTCTTCATTCTTGAAAGTAACAGCCGGCAATGTTAGCCGCTAATGCTTAACAGCAGCGCAGCTTGAGTGAATTAGTTTCATCAGCATGTGTTTATTGTTATCATAGATCCAGGGCCTaaaactttttgccacacctgccaatggcctGTGACTTAAGAATTTACCGACAAAAACAGGCAGTTTTGACACCAATATTTTAGACGCTAGTGAAAACTGGAATAGAGGATTGTGAATTcgataccacagctaaaactactagcttaattaataaaattttaatagcctacatttttaaGAGCACGGATCATGCGTAACCGATTATCGGACAATGTTTATGATTCTCGCTAAGACGGGGACATAACTtgtgtgtgaatttgtctgttcaagcaCAGGAAGGCATGAAAAGGAGCTTAACTTAGCATTTGCGCGCTGTAGACTCGGCTTTCAGGGCGCGCGCTTTGGATGTTGAACTTCCCACACAGCGCGTGTgttcttgcgcttgaatataTACACTGCGGCTGCAGAGCATCGTTCACGTTTGTTCTCACAATGTTCTCACAACATTGCAGTGTTACTGGCCACCTGGCGACTGACAGTTTCATATAATTGCCAACACCCAACTCGCATTTGGCGCTTGGCGAGTGTTGATTTCAGGCCCTGGATGCATGTATCCTGTAAATAGCAGGTGCATTTATCCTGTAAATAATATAGGCTATCTGACTGGTAAAACCTGTCCCCAGGTTTCACATTAAAACGGATTGTACTGTAAAACAGCACAGTCCTCACTACAGCATCGTTGGAATGTTGTAACTGCAGAAGAATATTAATATATCtggagattatatatatatatatatatatatatatatatatatatatatatatatatatatatatatatctatgtaTCTGGAGTAATATATCGCCAGCTGTTCGTTTATTGCGTAAGGGTAACATTACACTTCGTGCCACTGTTAGCATATGGAAGGAAGAGCAGCATTTGACATTTGGATAAGGATGCCGGCTGAAGGCATGTTCTAGTCACATTTTAGCACATTAAAATACAAACCAATATAACATATGATATAACTAGTACTACCTGTAAAAGATGCTTGATTTGGTCTGGATTGGCTGAAAATAGAGAGCTACCCGTTCTTCCTCACCGGCGCTCCGCTGATGAAACACGTGTAGCGTGTGTCAGCACAGCTATTCGTCCTTGGTGCCGCCCTGCCACGAGCGTCAGTTGCTGCTGATTGGTCAAATGTAACGTTCATGGTCATGTGACTGTTAACGTAGCTTGTAGTTCCTGTTCGCTTTTGAGGTCAATTGGTTCATTTTAATGAACCGGTTCAGATTTGATTTACTGATTCTTTTGCATTATCACTTAAAGGCATTTAATTTGTATGGCAAATTGTTAACTGTTCCTAACCCCGCTGTACTCTTAAAAAAGTAATGCCTTACTGTCTAGTAATTGATATACACTTTGTGAACAGCAGGTTTTGACTGAATCATTACATTTAGTAGGTTCAAAAGAACGATTCGATGATGAATGAACAATATACGCGAGCATGATGCAATCGGTAAGACCACGTGGAGTTTGGAAGAATTATTTTAACTGATACAATATATGACCGAATGCTTAACTATTCTTTAAGTGATTTCATGTGTCTTGCTTTAGTtctataatgtaatgtaaatcaaagaaagaaatatatacaCCTTTTCCCCATTGttttcattgaaaatgaattttattgaaaatgctTGTATTCTTTATCAGCCTTGTGTtctttttgtatatataaaatacagttGTCATCAAATTTTATGGTTGTAGGTTTGGCTCAACACTGGATCAATAACAATATCCTTTTAACTATATAAATGTGCATACATACGCATTTTTGTAGATCCCACTTCAATTGTACAACTCATTTAACGGATGAAAGCAAACTCTTCTATCAGACTTTCTGTGGAATACTCTACAAAGCTGTTCAACTGACCAATAACGACAACTGATCAGTAATGAAATGTAGTCACTTTATGCTATAGGCTACATTTGGAAATTTATTACAAACAGACAATCATTAGTCACAATTATCATCATGTAACAATTAGCATAACACTACTGTCCATGGACATATAAGTATAAAAGTAAATGGTCCATGATAAACAATATTTGTTGTGGCGATTGTTTGGCTGAGAAGTGCGGCACTGAATGCTACATAATTACCCAGAGT encodes the following:
- the asns gene encoding asparagine synthetase [glutamine-hydrolyzing], with the translated sequence MCGIWAVFGSDECLAIQCTNAMKIAHRGPDAFRFENVNGFINCCFGFHRLAIVDQLYGMQPLRVKKFPYLWLCYNGEIYNHIKMKNQFEFEYQTKVDGEILLHLYDRFGIEKMASLLDGVFAFILLDTANRKVFLGRDTYGVRPLFRMLTDDGFLAVCSEAKGLTDISHSMSSPAKITPFPPGHFEVFNLKLSGKVESVQMDRFHCCTDEPKHASYNNLEGLGTGFELETVKKNIRILFENAVKKRLMAHRRIGCLLSGGLDSSLVAATLVKLAKEEQLPYPIQTFSIGAEDSPDVAAARKVAEYIGTEHHEVSFTPEEGIRVLEEVIVHLESYDITTIRASVGMYLISKYIREKTDSVVIFSGEGSDELTQGYIYFHKAPTAEAGAEDSVRLLKELYLFDVLRADRTTAAHGLELRVPFLDHRFTAYYLSLPVEMRVPKDGVEKYLLREAFKGMKLIPEEILWRRKEAFSDGLSSMKKSWYTSLQEHIESEVNDSQLEKAAKLYPFNPPKTKEGFFMRQIFEKNFPGRHEWTPHYWMPRWIKATDPSARTLSIYKPDKDE